One Pseudostreptobacillus hongkongensis DNA window includes the following coding sequences:
- a CDS encoding GTP-binding protein: MKVLVISGFLGAGKTTFIKQMVETTKREYVIFENEFADINIDGDILKNELDNKSVEVWEMSNGCVCCSTKADFSASLIVIENSLKLDFLIVEPSGVAILSNVISNIQAVEYDQIKLLNPITIVDCSTYFKYKNKYKDVFIDQITSTTNVQLSKTEFVDKNEIELICKDIQTLNPKVQIFKEDYHNEDINYWNNLFDGELIKKEKEDIVISNQKLQNMSYTNSKCSSIESLIYFIDKIILGYYGNICRAKGIFQYSNFYIRFDLVDSNYELSFIEKKETNDVIFIGNDLKKDLLKNEVEKL; the protein is encoded by the coding sequence ATGAAAGTACTAGTAATATCTGGATTTTTAGGAGCTGGTAAAACTACTTTTATAAAGCAAATGGTAGAAACCACTAAAAGAGAATATGTCATATTTGAAAATGAATTTGCAGATATAAATATAGATGGAGATATATTAAAAAATGAATTAGATAATAAATCTGTCGAAGTATGGGAAATGTCTAATGGTTGTGTTTGTTGTAGTACAAAAGCAGACTTTTCTGCATCACTTATAGTAATAGAAAATTCATTAAAACTAGATTTTTTAATAGTAGAACCCTCTGGTGTTGCAATACTAAGTAATGTTATAAGCAATATACAAGCTGTAGAATACGATCAAATAAAATTATTAAACCCTATAACTATAGTTGATTGTAGCACTTACTTTAAATACAAAAATAAATATAAAGATGTATTTATAGATCAAATAACTTCTACAACTAATGTACAGTTATCTAAGACTGAATTTGTAGATAAAAATGAAATCGAATTAATTTGTAAAGATATTCAGACTTTAAATCCTAAAGTACAAATATTTAAAGAAGATTATCATAATGAAGATATAAATTACTGGAACAATTTATTTGATGGTGAACTTATTAAAAAAGAAAAAGAAGATATCGTAATTTCTAATCAAAAATTACAAAATATGAGTTATACTAACTCTAAATGTTCTAGTATAGAATCATTAATATACTTCATAGATAAAATAATTCTAGGATATTATGGAAATATTTGTCGTGCTAAAGGTATATTCCAATATTCTAATTTCTATATTAGATTTGATTTAGTTGATAGTAATTATGAATTATCATTTATAGAAAAAAAAGAAACTAATGATGTAA